In the genome of Nothobranchius furzeri strain GRZ-AD unplaced genomic scaffold, NfurGRZ-RIMD1 Scf029, whole genome shotgun sequence, the window aaactactacaaaaagcctgaactgagagcaagactcaaaCTTGCCAGCAAAACCACTTATGCAGCCAAAAGTAAACACTCTAAACTTCAGTTATTGAAACAGAACGTAGAAAGATATAGAAATAAGGTTGACCACCGTAACCGCATCAAACAGTCTAATTCTGAACGGTATAGAAATGTAACTGCTTATGCCGATTCTGTTAAAGAGCACGGAAAACGTAGACGACAAAATCTCATGACTGGAAAAAAATTCATAGATAATGTCATTCAGCTTTTTAGAGAAAAGGTTAAATTTGGCCCTCAATTCGTCTGTTGTGTTTGTCATCGGTTACTTTTTAAACATCAAGTTGTTGAATGTAAAACACAGCAGTATGAAATTAGAggttcattcatttcatctgtggCAAAAAAATGCATCACTGACACTTATTTACACAAGTGTGGACAGTCTTCAGTTTCCAAATGCCATCTAGAGGTTAGCCCTGCATGTAAATTGTGGGTCTGTTTTACTTGTCATCGTAAAATACTCAATGGAAAAGTCCCTGAAGAAAGTGTTGCAAACAATATGCACCTAGATTCTATTCCTGTAGAACTTAGTACGTTGAATCCTCTTGAGCAACATCTAGTGGCACAGCACATTCCGTTTATGAAACTTTTAGCCTTACCAAAGGGAGGGCAAAATGGTGTCCATGGACCTGTGACTTGTGTTCCATCTAATACAGAAACTGTGAGTAACATTCTACCCAGATTAGATGATCAGAATCTAATGATTAAAGTCAAACTGAAGCGAAAGCTGACGTACAAGGGTCACTATGACTATCAGTATGTCAATGCTCTGAAAGTACATAATGCAATTGCATACCTTAAATCTCACAATACTTTTTACAAAGATGTACAATTTAACAGTGCATGGACAAATCCCCTAGAAAAAGAGTCTGAAGACTCTACCTCTGAAACCGACAACGTCACTTTGGAAGAAGACAGCAATAGAGCTGAAATAGAGTGTGAACATCCTGGCAAAAGAGATGGCAGTGGCACAGAGGTAGAGTCTGAAGATCTTGTTAGCGATGATCATTTTAATGATAGACAACAGCATGGGATGTTTTTGGACACATGCATGCAACCAGTAGACATTGcccaagaaatactagacaaccaTTTTGACAGTGTTTTATCAGTAGCACCAGCTGAGGGAAATACTCCAGTCAGATTGCTTACCGATACTTCTAACGAGGCTAAATGCTTTCCAGTTCTGTTTCCCAACGGAACAGGTACATTTCATGATGCAAGAGAGCAAAGGATTACACTAAGCAAATATTTAAACACCCGAATTCTCAATGCTGATGGCAGATTTGGCAAGAACTTGGATTACATCTTTTATGCACAATATTTGTCAGAAGTTAATCAAGTTGTGTCAAATGTTTCCATTGCACTGAGAAAGGGCTACCATGGCTTAGACAACACCAACATTACATCATCCATGCTGGGCAATACAGACTTTTTGAAGAatgttttaaatgctgacatGGGCTATAAGTTTTTGAAGCCCATTAGAGGTACACCAGTATTTTGGCAGGGAGTTCAAAAAGATCTGTTTGCTTATGTTAGACAACTTGGCATTCCTACATGGTTTGCTTCCTTTTCTTCAGCAGATTTAAGATGGCCAGAATTTATGGAAGCTTTTATGGCTATAGAAAACATTCAAGGCAATATTCATGACATGGACTGGGCACAGAAATGTGACTTATTGAAAAACAATCCAGTGACAGCAGCCAGAATGTTTGACTATAGATTTAGATCTTTTTTAAAAGATGTTATCATGTCTCCCGCTcagccaattggtaaaatcattgatTATTTTTATAGAGTAGAGTTTCAACAACGTGGATCATTCACACTCATTGTCTATTTTGGACCGACGGGCCTAAAATAGGAGTCAACACAGACGCTGAAGTCATAGCTTTTGTAGATAAATATGTTACATGCGACCTCCCACCTGACAGTGATCCTCTCCATGAAGTGGTACATAGTGTTCAAATGCATAGCAAAAAACACTCtaaaagttgcagaaaaaatCACACAACTTGCAGGTTTCACTTTCCCCGACCACCAAGCAACAATACATTCATATGTAAACAGGAACCGGATGTTGATAATAAGGAAACCCCATCTGACAAGTCATCTTCAGATTTAAAAAAGGCAGCCAAGCATATCATGACCAAAGTTAAAGAAGCTTTGACCAGTGAAAACAACACATTTAGTAGCATAGATGACTTGTTTAATTCCATTGGTATTGACCAGACTACATTTGAAACAGCCTACAAACTGACCTCTACAAAAACAACTGTCGTCCATAAACGAAACATAAACGACATCTGGGTTAATCAGTATAACACAGACCTGCTACGTTGCTGGAATGCAAACATGGACATCCAGTTTGTCTGTGATGCATATGCATGCATTGTTTATATCATTTCCTACATATCCAAAGCAGAAAGAGAAATGGGTTTGCTATTAAAACATGCACAAAATGAAATCAAACATAATGAAAACCTGGATGCAAAACAAGCGCTTAACAAATTAGGGAATGTGTTTCTGCATAACAGAGAAGTTTCTGCTCAAGAAAGTGTGTATCGGCTAACAAACATGAGATTAAAAGAGGGCTCTAGAAAAGTCACATTTGTTCCAACAGGTGACAACATTGTCAGAATGAGCTTACCTCTTAATGTCATTCAAAACAGTGCTAATGGTAATCAGATCTGGATGACAAACATTACTGATCGATACAAAAGCAGGCCTAAGTCCAGTGAATTTATGGACATGTGCATAGCTACTTTTGCCTCAGAGTACAGAAATGTACCAAACAGTGAGAAATCTAGACCAGAAGTGGTTAGTTTATTAAACAACAATGGTTGTGTAAGGAAGCGGACAAGGACAAATGTAGCTGTTGTTAGATATGCTCGTTTTTCTAAAGAACAAGATCCTGAGAAACACTATCAAAGCCAGCTTCAGTTGTTCCTTCCTTATTACACGGAAAACCAGTTAAAACCATCACAATTTACAACATTTCAAGAGTTTTATGAGACCGGCTCAATCACAAACAGTAGTAAAAACATCCAGTCTGTCAAAGACGTAGTAGAATTCAACAGatccaagtttgaaatcaaagcaGAAGATTTACAAAACATACAGGAAGATATTGAACACTTTGGATTTCAAGAAGATGTTTGGGCAGAGCTGTGTCCTGAGGCAGAACTAGACCGACTAGAATGTTTGGAAGACAGATCTTTAGATAACAATCCAAATCCTGGTGAACAAGAAGTTATTCCAGATCTAGAGCCAATCACAAAACCAGCTTTATCATTTCACATTCAAAAACAGATAGTCTCACACAAGGAAGCACAATCCTTAATGCGTTCTCTAAATCAGCAGCAGAGCAACGTGTTTTATAAAATCCGGCAGTGGTGCTTAGATAAAGTAAACGGTCACAATCCAAGCcctttttatgttttcatttcagGTGGAGCGGGAACAGGCAAGTCCCATTTGGTAAAAGCCGTGTCCTATGAAACAACCAGAATACTATCCAGATTATCTAATTATCCTGATGATATTCATGTTTTATTGACTGCCCCCACTGGAGTGGCTGCATTAAATATCAATGCCACAACAATACATAATAGCTTTGCAATTGGCAATAATATTTCATTACCATACCAACCTTTAAGagaggaaaaaataaacacattaagaGCAACCCTGAAACATTTACAAATCTTGATAATAGATGAAATCTCAATGGTTGATAACAAGCTTTTAACATATATCCATGGTAGACTGCGTCAGATCAAACAGTGTTCAGACTTTTCTTCATTTGGTAATGTCTCCGTCATAGCTGTTGGTGATTTTTATCAGTTGCCACCTGTCAAAGGGACTCCACTCTACAAGGACCCCATTGGTTCCAATTTGTGGCAAAACAGTTTCAGTCATGTAGAACTCACAGACATAGTACGACAGAAAAACAAAGACTTTGCTGTAACACTTAACCGTTTAAGGAAACACAAAAAAGACCAACCACTTCACCCACAAGACGAAGCACTTCTCAAACGATGTGAAACAGGCATGGGTGAAGACACTGAAATTCTGCATCTTTTTGCAACAAACAGTGATGTTGATAATCATAACTTCAACATGTTGCATAAACAATGTACAGACATTGTACAAATCAAAGCCCAAGATTTCCATAAAAACCCTCAGACTGGCCGTACCACTAGAATACCCTCAACACTTGATTTTGGCAAGAAAACCTATTTAGATAAATTACTAAGTATTGCTCCTAAAGCTCGTGTAATGCTCATTAAAAACATCGATGTTTCTGATGGACTTGTCAATGGTGTGTTTGGTACTGTTTGTCGCATACAATTTCTAAGTAACAATAGCTTCCCACACATCATTTATGTTAACTTTGATAACCCAAGTATAGGCCAACAACTACGACACAAGTTTCCAACTTCAGACACCGAGCTGACTAATGCTACACCAATTAGTCCCGATGAAGACAAACTTGAAAAGGGGGTTAGACGTCAATTTCCACTGCGGCTGGCTTGGTCTTGCACCATACATAAAGTCCAAGGCCTAACACTACAGAAAGCAGTAGTCTCTTTTAAAAGGATTTTTTCTGCTGGACAAGCATATGTAGCTTTAAGTCGTGTTACATCACTAGAACACCTCACTATCCAAGATTTTAAAGCTAAAGCAATCTATGCAAGAAGTGATGTGGAAGAAAACTTGAAATTAATGCCAAACTTTATCGACACACCAGTTTCAATGCCAAACTGCACTTTTAAAGTCTGTCTTCATAATGTGCAAGGTCTCAAGAATCACATACAGGATGTCAAGAGCAACCAAAAATTACTCACAGCCGATATAATTTGTCTGACAGAAACTTGGTTAAAAGAAACACATCCCTCTGAAAGCATTTCACTGCCAGGTTGGACTTTTCACCACAAAACCAGATCTGACTCATACGATGAAACTGGActattttct includes:
- the LOC139064435 gene encoding LOW QUALITY PROTEIN: uncharacterized protein (The sequence of the model RefSeq protein was modified relative to this genomic sequence to represent the inferred CDS: inserted 1 base in 1 codon), with the translated sequence MMFHRVSVQMDVPYSSIAENFPFHRLDLWGRDGVHLSDSDGMDIFAQLLWQKTYLHLQSQKAQVTPKKSAARVVVQHAKPIQPQADQSKWKVVLPGKKRSTPAGPKEQRSSSKRILLHEAEVCFEVNPKYFHEDLLHVLENDSTGCPDVLSPDVQQKKVVQPEGKPVSFGKEKSVVNTQGQATTIQKPPASATAPIKEQVIMPSDDHEWPTLAESLKTSHIHPKGSRGTLMSRHQKYLKDCSVVLQKLKEKTDDASVPSPAPNDKTYAAAVQEQKSVSRTDVTKDQVCCHSQEHLKDCAEVLHLQMNEDKYSVTSPVPKGKMNAVALQDQGPVDLGDATKQQECKEKETSVQPEKVHDAPGVAASSVTIASSSSNQESLNTFHSIVKGSFHQGHKRFGCNRFKQCAPNSITAIMTNTVKMASTWSRKDINNILISGDSLYTYMKEQNMISDAEGSGYVFVQELPTEHTFHHHKFSLEYMQTFTGHLHQQIYHEDVSDFAMPLDVALQRAIFDNDGCLFTISRNTCAVLKEQSQFSVFDPHSRGHDGLWQLNGTSIVAHFDTLDQVYTHLINLSHSLCADNANEEDTAFEMTGVKVTAQSMSKPIQSKTASCQNDVELISGNDDSFDDDTFDQLVVEEIEDVAVSDTSESLSESPSRCELIHTQNSSFQDDAESICTSFDDDSFDKVVLQEIEDIAVNDTTSLDVDSVTENHHTSLNQAIIEEVPQNDTSVFIISENINSTVTFNPLTSKDKRNFCTQLQIVPSLERVKSLWESITLDEPLPCTTKHIQPDGNCFFRALAFVITGNEELHSWIRRAVVNQILQNSDLYSSYIRQEFESVQQYVTQTGIKIVGSWATEIEIQAAADFFHTHIYTYTQGKWLQYGSSSTLDNTKGIYLKHCNECHYEPIACVKDKTNTCFNLISCNYCHFKGDKDILSPSKMSRENRRKRTLYNKDIEKRESKKMMLQKLYKDDPKYRLHKKQLSVITYRNNPELRARLRHDSKENYKNKPELRARLRHVSKENYKNKPEMRARLKLANKQNYYKKPELRARLRHDSTENYKNKPELRARLKLANKQNYYKKPELRARLRHDSTENYKNKPELRARLKLANKQNYYKKPELRARLKLASKTTYAAKSKHSKLQLLKQNVERYRNKVDHRNRIKQSNSERYRNVTAYADSVKEHGKRRRQNLMTGKKFIDNVIQLFREKVKFGPQFVCCVCHRLLFKHQVVECKTQQYEIRGSFISSVAKKCITDTYLHKCGQSSVSKCHLEVSPACKLWVCFTCHRKILNGKVPEESVANNMHLDSIPVELSTLNPLEQHLVAQHIPFMKLLALPKGGQNGVHGPVTCVPSNTETVSNILPRLDDQNLMIKVKLKRKLTYKGHYDYQYVNALKVHNAIAYLKSHNTFYKDVQFNSAWTNPLEKESEDSTSETDNVTLEEDSNRAEIECEHPGKRDGSGTEVESEDLVSDDHFNDRQQHGMFLDTCMQPVDIAQEILDNHFDSVLSVAPAEGNTPVRLLTDTSNEAKCFPVLFPNGTGTFHDAREQRITLSKYLNTRILNADGRFGKNLDYIFYAQYLSEVNQVVSNVSIALRKGYHGLDNTNITSSMLGNTDFLKNVLNADMGYKFLKPIRGTPVFWQGVQKDLFAYVRQLGIPTWFASFSSADLRWPEFMEAFMAIENIQGNIHDMDWAQKCDLLKNNPVTAARMFDYRFRSFLKDVIMSPAQPIGKIIDYFYRVEFQQRGSXHTHCLFWTDGPKIGVNTDAEVIAFVDKYVTCDLPPDSDPLHEVVHSVQMHSKKHSKSCRKNHTTCRFHFPRPPSNNTFICKQEPDVDNKETPSDKSSSDLKKAAKHIMTKVKEALTSENNTFSSIDDLFNSIGIDQTTFETAYKLTSTKTTVVHKRNINDIWVNQYNTDLLRCWNANMDIQFVCDAYACIVYIISYISKAEREMGLLLKHAQNEIKHNENLDAKQALNKLGNVFLHNREVSAQESVYRLTNMRLKEGSRKVTFVPTGDNIVRMSLPLNVIQNSANGNQIWMTNITDRYKSRPKSSEFMDMCIATFASEYRNVPNSEKSRPEVVSLLNNNGCVRKRTRTNVAVVRYARFSKEQDPEKHYQSQLQLFLPYYTENQLKPSQFTTFQEFYETGSITNSSKNIQSVKDVVEFNRSKFEIKAEDLQNIQEDIEHFGFQEDVWAELCPEAELDRLECLEDRSLDNNPNPGEQEVIPDLEPITKPALSFHIQKQIVSHKEAQSLMRSLNQQQSNVFYKIRQWCLDKVNGHNPSPFYVFISGGAGTGKSHLVKAVSYETTRILSRLSNYPDDIHVLLTAPTGVAALNINATTIHNSFAIGNNISLPYQPLREEKINTLRATLKHLQILIIDEISMVDNKLLTYIHGRLRQIKQCSDFSSFGNVSVIAVGDFYQLPPVKGTPLYKDPIGSNLWQNSFSHVELTDIVRQKNKDFAVTLNRLRKHKKDQPLHPQDEALLKRCETGMGEDTEILHLFATNSDVDNHNFNMLHKQCTDIVQIKAQDFHKNPQTGRTTRIPSTLDFGKKTYLDKLLSIAPKARVMLIKNIDVSDGLVNGVFGTVCRIQFLSNNSFPHIIYVNFDNPSIGQQLRHKFPTSDTELTNATPISPDEDKLEKGVRRQFPLRLAWSCTIHKVQGLTLQKAVVSFKRIFSAGQAYVALSRVTSLEHLTIQDFKAKAIYARSDVEENLKLMPNFIDTPVSMPNCTFKVCLHNVQGLKNHIQDVKSNQKLLTADIICLTETWLKETHPSESISLPGWTFHHKTRSDSYDETGLFSTFRSKNGGGVGFYHKNSIMCKSMAFNCNNLEALLFSTQTLNHHYMLLYKPPSYNLQKFKDNLQPVLHYFNEFPGTKIVMGDMNDDALVSNSFVSFMKLQGYTQIVTSPTTENNTLIDHVYIKDIDPKTIHVEVIPTYYSYHECIQISFLTGTDTDIQLQELGTDRQGLQDK